The following proteins come from a genomic window of Corynebacterium falsenii:
- a CDS encoding YlxR family protein codes for MTDRHKHTPLRTCIATRQLQPQHTLLRCVVEVAERDDGHDGQNTLLIVPDPKRRKPGRGAWIQPTLDAWEIAEKRRAFARALKVSASAADAKPVRDYIASQSNTEEPVE; via the coding sequence GTGACGGACCGTCACAAGCACACACCTCTACGCACGTGCATCGCCACACGGCAGCTTCAGCCGCAGCACACGCTGTTGCGTTGTGTTGTTGAAGTTGCTGAACGTGATGATGGCCATGATGGCCAGAACACGCTGTTGATCGTGCCAGACCCGAAACGGCGCAAGCCGGGGCGGGGAGCATGGATTCAACCAACCCTCGACGCGTGGGAGATCGCCGAAAAGCGTCGGGCATTCGCCCGAGCGTTGAAGGTGTCCGCCTCCGCGGCGGATGCGAAACCTGTACGTGACTACATTGCCTCTCAGAGCAACACAGAAGAGCCGGTGGAATAA
- the nusA gene encoding transcription termination factor NusA — translation MNIDMAALKAVERQESVPMDELLQGVKRGLREAYRAMSHYEGYVDVDIDPISGEVTVYQVEKDEEGNVTGRLDDTPSDFGRAGALAVREAVRYRITSARVQKRYDEYSELRYKTVSGVVSRDARANERGVTVVHLGTEFDGIDGQILPAEHIPGEKLEHGMRVKAFVTDVINNGNRNVQVNMSRTHPELVRGLFSLEVPEVADGSVEIVGVAREAGHRTKIAVRSTVKGLNAKGACIGPRGQRVSNIMKEINGEKIDIIDYSDDPATYVGNALSPSKVVSVTVTDPDQQIARAVVPDYQLSLAIGKEGQNARLAARLTGWKIDIRPETDTPS, via the coding sequence GTGAATATTGATATGGCGGCCCTGAAGGCAGTGGAACGGCAGGAATCCGTTCCCATGGACGAACTGCTCCAAGGCGTCAAAAGGGGGCTGCGCGAGGCATACCGCGCCATGAGCCACTACGAGGGGTACGTGGACGTTGACATCGACCCGATCAGCGGGGAAGTGACCGTCTACCAGGTCGAAAAAGACGAAGAAGGCAACGTCACCGGGCGGTTGGACGACACCCCCAGCGATTTCGGCCGCGCAGGCGCTCTGGCCGTCCGCGAGGCCGTGCGCTACCGCATCACGAGCGCGCGGGTACAAAAACGCTACGACGAATACTCCGAACTGCGCTACAAGACCGTCTCCGGCGTGGTTTCGCGCGATGCCCGCGCCAACGAACGCGGCGTGACGGTCGTGCACCTCGGCACCGAATTCGACGGCATTGACGGTCAGATCCTGCCCGCCGAGCACATCCCCGGCGAGAAGCTGGAACACGGCATGCGTGTCAAGGCGTTCGTCACGGATGTCATCAACAACGGCAACCGCAATGTGCAGGTGAACATGTCACGCACGCACCCCGAGTTGGTCCGTGGCCTGTTCTCTCTGGAAGTACCCGAGGTTGCCGACGGGTCGGTGGAGATTGTTGGCGTCGCCCGTGAAGCAGGCCACCGGACGAAGATCGCTGTGCGATCCACCGTCAAGGGCCTCAACGCCAAGGGAGCCTGCATTGGACCGCGTGGCCAGCGCGTATCCAACATCATGAAGGAAATCAACGGCGAGAAGATCGACATCATCGATTACTCCGATGATCCGGCGACATACGTGGGTAACGCCCTGAGCCCCTCCAAGGTGGTGAGCGTGACCGTGACTGATCCCGATCAGCAGATCGCGCGCGCGGTGGTGCCGGACTATCAGCTCAGCCTCGCGATTGGCAAGGAAGGGCAGAACGCCCGCCTAGCCGCGCGCCTGACCGGCTGGAAGATCGACATCCGCCCCGAAACCGACACGCCGAGTTAA
- the rimP gene encoding ribosome maturation factor RimP: MAFPTKEQVHAIVEPVVGEFTLLVEEIKISKAGAKSAVRIAVDAATPTRDVPDLDELEEVSKALSEELDRAEDNGIVNFGPGYTLEVTTPGVDFPMTQHRHWRKNIGRLVKLPGGKKARVAQVSDDAVALVTSKKKNAIVTIHPLGEVAGSVVDIEFSTPPQRETDLVGLEWAAYEAITG; the protein is encoded by the coding sequence ATGGCATTTCCAACCAAAGAACAGGTCCACGCAATCGTCGAGCCCGTGGTGGGGGAGTTCACCCTTCTGGTTGAGGAGATAAAAATCTCTAAGGCCGGAGCCAAATCCGCGGTCCGCATCGCCGTGGATGCGGCCACCCCCACCCGCGACGTTCCCGATCTCGACGAGCTCGAGGAAGTCAGCAAGGCCCTGTCGGAGGAGCTCGATCGCGCCGAGGACAACGGAATCGTGAACTTTGGTCCGGGATACACCTTGGAAGTCACCACGCCCGGAGTGGACTTTCCCATGACCCAGCACCGCCACTGGCGCAAGAATATCGGCCGGCTGGTCAAGCTCCCCGGCGGCAAGAAGGCCCGGGTTGCGCAGGTTAGTGACGATGCCGTGGCTCTGGTGACGTCGAAGAAAAAGAACGCAATCGTCACGATCCACCCACTCGGCGAGGTCGCTGGTTCCGTGGTTGATATCGAATTTTCGACGCCACCCCAGCGCGAAACCGATCTCGTGGGCCTGGAATGGGCTGCCTATGAGGCAATCACCGGCTGA
- a CDS encoding DUF4439 domain-containing protein — translation MMPSQDSPQHDPAQSAQSARSVAPRSGRVVSRRGFLGLGVTATAAITLVACDSSSITSVFSSSPEPNAVLRGVEAALQSAAATAKDQGAAGLEKFYNAQATAINDEVLRQCGVDNEGNHPATCTTTDQQGAGGTSGASGAAGSTDATGTAGGSGDSKNSGNNSAAKDPQTAYLDAIALNQKDQPDLSADEYTTQVSILTGLYAAFTTSQDTADMKGLEDIDVEKVGESTKSTDNITALLRLTYSAIYASGLVLAADGGAHRAVLATITTRLRELRDDLIDMLNANKAAVPEPEPGYRPMEGQQAPSNPSQAASFYHAALLPITAGLRQLASQAPTAEGRVLFARWCGINARGEAALESILGEDPLSVISRG, via the coding sequence ATGATGCCCTCACAAGACTCCCCGCAACACGATCCCGCACAATCCGCCCAATCCGCCCGCAGCGTGGCGCCTCGGAGCGGGCGTGTGGTGTCCCGGAGGGGCTTTTTGGGTTTGGGGGTCACCGCCACCGCGGCGATCACGTTGGTAGCGTGCGACTCATCCTCGATCACGTCCGTGTTCTCCAGCAGCCCGGAGCCCAATGCCGTGCTGCGTGGAGTGGAGGCCGCTCTGCAGTCGGCCGCTGCCACCGCGAAGGACCAAGGGGCGGCGGGGCTGGAAAAGTTCTACAACGCCCAAGCGACCGCCATCAACGATGAAGTCTTGCGGCAGTGCGGCGTGGACAATGAGGGCAACCACCCGGCAACGTGCACGACCACGGATCAGCAGGGGGCTGGCGGCACGTCGGGGGCGTCGGGCGCTGCGGGCTCGACGGACGCGACCGGCACTGCCGGTGGTTCAGGAGACTCAAAAAACAGCGGCAACAATTCGGCCGCGAAGGATCCGCAGACCGCCTATCTCGATGCCATTGCGCTGAACCAGAAAGATCAGCCGGACCTCAGTGCCGATGAGTACACCACACAGGTATCGATCCTCACCGGACTGTACGCGGCCTTCACCACCAGCCAAGATACGGCTGATATGAAGGGACTCGAGGACATCGACGTGGAGAAGGTCGGTGAGAGCACTAAGTCCACGGACAACATCACAGCGCTGCTACGTCTGACGTACTCCGCGATCTACGCCTCCGGCTTGGTGCTTGCAGCCGACGGCGGAGCCCACCGGGCAGTCTTGGCGACCATCACCACCCGCCTGCGCGAGCTGCGTGACGATCTCATCGACATGCTCAACGCCAACAAGGCCGCAGTGCCAGAGCCTGAGCCGGGCTACCGGCCGATGGAGGGGCAACAGGCACCGTCCAACCCGTCTCAGGCTGCGTCGTTCTACCACGCGGCGCTGCTGCCGATCACGGCGGGACTGCGTCAGTTGGCATCCCAGGCGCCGACCGCTGAAGGTCGTGTTCTGTTCGCGCGTTGGTGCGGGATCAACGCCCGTGGCGAGGCGGCGCTGGAGAGCATCCTTGGGGAGGATCCGCTCTCAGTCATCAGCCGCGGCTAG
- a CDS encoding proline--tRNA ligase, whose amino-acid sequence MITRMSQFFLRTLRDNPADAEVPSHQLLVRAGYIRRVAPGVYSWLPIGLRVLRKIEAVVREEMDAIGGQELAFPALLPREAYEATGRWTEYGDALFRLKDRKGADYLLGPTHEEMFASVVKSEFNSYKDFPVILYQIQTKYRDEERPRAGILRGREFVMKDSYSFNMDDEGLEKSYQLHRTAYQNIFNRLGIEYAICSATSGAMGGSASEEFLAVSPTGEDTFVRSTESDFAANVEAVVTPVPEERPIEGLAEAKEYETPNAETIEALVDWANQEGVTIDGRAVEAADTLKCIVVKVSKPGTDEEGKPFAPELTGVLVPGNREVDMKRLEAAMEPAQVELASEEDFAKSSFLVKGYVGPLALQENGVKVLADPRVVKGSSWITGADRKETHFVGVVAGRDFTPDGTVEAAEILEGDASPDGKGTLTLARGIEIGHIFQLGRKYTEAFDVQILDESGKRAVPTMGSYGVGVSRLVAVVAEQMHDEAGLRWPQSVAPFDIHVVIANKDAAAGEAATKLVEQLSSAGHEVLFDDRPKVSPGVKFKDSELLGMPLVLVVGRGFADGVVELRNRLTGEKVEIAYDQAVAEISKHLAKA is encoded by the coding sequence ATGATCACTCGGATGTCTCAATTCTTCCTGCGTACGCTGCGCGACAACCCCGCAGACGCAGAGGTACCCAGCCACCAGCTACTCGTTCGTGCCGGATACATCCGCCGCGTCGCCCCGGGCGTGTACAGCTGGCTGCCCATCGGCCTGCGCGTGCTGCGCAAGATCGAAGCCGTGGTGCGTGAAGAAATGGACGCGATCGGCGGACAGGAGCTCGCTTTCCCGGCGCTGCTGCCACGCGAGGCCTACGAGGCGACGGGCCGCTGGACCGAGTATGGCGACGCCCTGTTTAGGCTCAAGGACCGCAAGGGTGCCGATTACCTTCTGGGCCCCACCCACGAGGAAATGTTTGCCTCCGTGGTGAAGTCCGAGTTCAACTCCTACAAGGACTTCCCGGTCATTCTGTACCAGATCCAGACCAAGTACCGCGACGAAGAGCGCCCCCGCGCCGGTATTCTGCGCGGCCGCGAGTTCGTGATGAAGGACTCCTACTCCTTCAACATGGACGACGAAGGCCTGGAAAAGTCCTATCAGCTGCACCGCACGGCGTACCAGAATATCTTCAACCGCTTGGGCATTGAATACGCCATCTGCTCTGCGACATCCGGCGCCATGGGTGGTTCGGCGTCCGAAGAGTTCCTGGCTGTCTCGCCCACGGGTGAGGACACGTTCGTGCGCTCCACGGAATCTGACTTCGCCGCGAATGTTGAGGCTGTGGTGACGCCCGTGCCGGAGGAACGCCCAATCGAGGGGCTGGCCGAGGCCAAGGAATACGAAACCCCCAACGCCGAGACCATCGAAGCGTTGGTGGACTGGGCAAACCAGGAGGGCGTGACCATCGACGGTCGGGCAGTGGAAGCCGCCGACACCCTCAAGTGCATCGTGGTCAAGGTGAGCAAGCCCGGTACCGACGAGGAAGGCAAGCCCTTCGCACCGGAACTGACCGGCGTGCTGGTGCCCGGCAACCGCGAAGTGGACATGAAGCGCCTCGAAGCAGCCATGGAACCCGCCCAGGTGGAGCTGGCTAGCGAAGAAGACTTCGCCAAGAGCTCCTTCCTCGTCAAGGGCTACGTGGGGCCGCTGGCGCTGCAGGAAAACGGCGTGAAGGTGCTGGCTGACCCGCGCGTGGTCAAGGGCAGCAGCTGGATCACGGGTGCCGACAGGAAGGAAACCCACTTCGTAGGCGTGGTCGCGGGCCGCGACTTCACCCCGGATGGGACCGTGGAAGCCGCCGAGATCCTGGAAGGCGACGCCTCCCCGGATGGCAAGGGCACGCTGACCCTGGCACGCGGCATCGAGATCGGCCACATCTTCCAGCTCGGCCGCAAGTACACCGAGGCGTTCGACGTGCAGATTCTCGACGAATCCGGCAAGCGCGCGGTGCCGACCATGGGCTCCTATGGCGTGGGAGTATCTCGCCTGGTGGCTGTGGTCGCCGAGCAGATGCACGACGAGGCAGGTCTGCGCTGGCCCCAGTCGGTGGCGCCGTTCGACATTCACGTGGTCATCGCCAACAAAGATGCCGCGGCGGGCGAGGCTGCGACCAAGCTTGTGGAGCAGCTATCCAGCGCCGGCCACGAGGTGCTGTTCGACGATCGCCCGAAGGTATCCCCGGGTGTGAAGTTCAAGGACTCCGAGCTTCTGGGCATGCCGCTCGTGCTGGTGGTGGGCCGAGGGTTCGCAGATGGCGTGGTGGAGCTGCGCAACCGGTTGACCGGCGAGAAGGTGGAGATCGCTTACGATCAGGCCGTCGCGGAGATCAGCAAGCACCTGGCGAAGGCCTAA
- the yaaA gene encoding peroxide stress protein YaaA, with the protein MLIILPPSETKASGGDGSPLDLHALSFPDLTPRRTDIATDLQHLCADDPQRAQEALGLSAKLADEVTANAQLFDSPTMPAIRRYTGVLYDALDAPSLPHTSLGHLAVGSALFGLVMASDPIPHYRLSGGSKFSATQSSVKPGSKAPTMKSRWGSAITDVLTDVANQQLVVDLRSGTYQQLGRLKSAVTVRVESVQPDGSRKVVSHFNKHYKGLFARELALAAGDFSRSTPPAIPDLMAIAERAGMLAERSEKNAHEIVLVVER; encoded by the coding sequence ATGCTGATCATCTTGCCCCCGTCGGAAACCAAAGCCAGTGGCGGCGATGGCTCTCCCCTTGACCTCCACGCCTTGAGCTTCCCGGACCTCACCCCTCGCCGCACTGACATCGCCACCGATCTCCAGCACCTGTGTGCCGATGATCCCCAGCGTGCTCAGGAAGCGCTGGGGCTATCCGCAAAGCTCGCCGACGAAGTCACCGCTAATGCTCAGTTGTTCGACTCCCCCACCATGCCCGCGATTCGCCGCTACACGGGCGTGCTCTACGACGCGCTCGATGCGCCTTCTCTTCCACACACCAGCCTCGGCCACCTGGCCGTCGGGTCTGCCTTGTTCGGCCTGGTCATGGCAAGCGATCCGATCCCGCATTACCGTCTCTCGGGTGGCTCCAAGTTCTCCGCCACCCAGTCCTCCGTCAAACCAGGCTCGAAGGCTCCAACCATGAAGTCGCGCTGGGGGTCAGCCATTACCGATGTGCTCACCGACGTGGCCAATCAGCAGTTGGTGGTGGACCTGCGCTCTGGCACGTACCAGCAGCTCGGTCGCCTAAAGTCCGCGGTGACGGTGCGCGTGGAGTCCGTTCAGCCCGATGGTTCGCGCAAAGTGGTGAGCCACTTTAACAAGCACTACAAGGGTCTGTTCGCACGCGAGCTCGCTCTGGCCGCTGGTGATTTTTCTCGTTCGACGCCACCAGCCATCCCCGACCTCATGGCCATAGCGGAGCGGGCGGGCATGCTGGCCGAGCGGAGCGAGAAGAACGCCCATGAGATCGTTCTGGTGGTGGAACGCTAG
- the cobA gene encoding uroporphyrinogen-III C-methyltransferase has protein sequence MTEQAAQRGPEKTGHADQADSGHAILIGGGPGAWDLITVRGMHALQRADVILADHLGPTAELDKLCDVSTKTVIDVAKLPYAKQVSQDKINELLVTYAQEGKVVARLKGGDPFVFGRGFEEVQACAEAGVPCEVIPGVTSAVSVPAMVGIPVTQRGMVHSFTVVSGHLPPGHPKSLIDWDKLAVSGGTLSIIMGVKNVAAIADALLTAGRAADTPAAVIQEGTTDKERFFRCTLGTLAATCADNAISNPAVYVIGDVAGLDATSTPTASTPTA, from the coding sequence ATGACGGAACAAGCAGCACAGCGGGGCCCAGAGAAGACGGGGCACGCGGATCAAGCGGATTCTGGCCACGCCATCCTCATCGGCGGAGGTCCGGGCGCGTGGGATCTCATCACTGTTCGCGGCATGCACGCCCTGCAGCGCGCGGATGTAATCCTCGCCGATCATCTTGGCCCCACCGCTGAACTCGACAAGTTGTGTGATGTTAGCACCAAAACCGTCATCGACGTCGCCAAGCTGCCCTACGCCAAGCAGGTCAGCCAAGACAAAATCAACGAGCTCCTCGTGACCTACGCCCAGGAGGGTAAGGTCGTCGCACGGCTTAAAGGTGGCGACCCGTTCGTCTTCGGCCGCGGCTTTGAGGAAGTGCAGGCCTGCGCTGAGGCCGGTGTGCCCTGCGAAGTCATTCCAGGTGTGACCAGCGCAGTGTCTGTTCCCGCGATGGTGGGCATTCCCGTCACGCAGCGGGGCATGGTGCATTCCTTCACCGTCGTATCCGGCCACCTACCGCCAGGCCACCCCAAGTCGCTCATTGACTGGGACAAGCTTGCGGTCTCTGGTGGCACGCTGAGCATCATCATGGGGGTAAAGAACGTTGCAGCGATCGCGGATGCACTGCTCACTGCGGGTCGGGCAGCGGACACCCCAGCGGCTGTGATTCAGGAAGGCACCACCGACAAGGAACGATTCTTCCGCTGCACGCTGGGCACGCTCGCCGCCACCTGCGCAGACAATGCGATTAGCAACCCAGCGGTGTACGTCATTGGGGATGTCGCGGGTCTCGACGCCACCTCGACGCCTACTGCCTCGACGCCAACCGCCTAG
- a CDS encoding protein adenylyltransferase SelO: MNNLTPPTLQHDFLDALPELSVAAQAQPCPNPQLVVCNDELAEEIGIDPSWLRTREGIDFLCGANLAEGTQPISQGYAGYQFGSLSPRLGDGRAMLLGEIADATGRLRDIHLKGSGRTVWARGGDGLCPLEPALKEYAFSEAMHALGVPSNRALAVIDTGATVYRTTAERAAILVRVADSHLRIGTFQYAALLDINRFQDSSMGLTRRVADYAIARHYPELAAGPDRFVQLFRAVMNRQADLVAKWMRFGFIHGVMNTDNITISGETIDFGPCAFMDYFAPSTVYSSIDTAGRYAYDQQPTVMGWDLARLAETLVPLVDAPSGLPAGDSGKAAGGGVEQLTAVMNEYPEAYQQAWTREMAEALGIEHASDADKDSLISAFLTLAAHQQPDYTATLRALAETTAVETSPVRAHLSGDTADQWLRRWWALHPTTETMLQRNPAVIPRNHALKAAMQRINDEGLDAADDYLRIVDAVRHPFTVTGDLPAVATSAGMKNPILSAVPKDRADFTTYCGT; encoded by the coding sequence ATGAACAACCTCACCCCACCGACGCTCCAGCACGACTTCCTCGACGCTCTCCCCGAGCTGTCGGTCGCGGCTCAAGCGCAGCCGTGCCCGAACCCGCAGCTTGTGGTGTGCAACGACGAGTTGGCCGAGGAAATCGGCATCGACCCGAGCTGGCTGCGCACTCGCGAGGGCATCGACTTTCTCTGCGGCGCGAACCTCGCCGAGGGGACCCAGCCGATCTCCCAGGGCTACGCCGGCTACCAGTTCGGCTCGCTGAGCCCGCGCCTCGGCGACGGTCGTGCCATGCTCTTGGGCGAAATCGCCGACGCCACAGGCCGGCTCCGCGACATTCACCTCAAAGGATCTGGGCGCACGGTCTGGGCCCGGGGCGGCGACGGATTGTGCCCCCTGGAACCAGCGCTGAAGGAATACGCATTCAGCGAGGCCATGCATGCCTTGGGGGTTCCGAGCAACCGCGCGCTCGCGGTCATCGATACCGGCGCTACCGTCTACCGCACCACAGCGGAACGCGCGGCCATCCTAGTGCGCGTTGCCGATTCCCACCTGCGCATCGGCACGTTCCAATACGCCGCGTTGTTGGATATCAACCGCTTCCAGGATTCCAGCATGGGGCTCACCCGCCGGGTCGCGGACTATGCGATCGCACGCCACTACCCCGAGCTCGCCGCCGGACCTGATCGCTTCGTGCAACTCTTCCGGGCCGTCATGAACCGCCAAGCAGACTTGGTGGCGAAGTGGATGCGCTTCGGATTCATCCATGGAGTCATGAACACGGACAACATCACGATCTCCGGGGAGACCATCGACTTCGGGCCCTGCGCCTTCATGGATTACTTCGCACCATCGACGGTCTACAGCTCCATTGACACAGCCGGCCGCTATGCCTACGACCAGCAACCGACGGTGATGGGGTGGGATCTGGCTCGACTAGCGGAAACCCTTGTCCCCCTCGTCGACGCGCCCTCGGGTCTTCCTGCGGGTGATTCGGGGAAGGCGGCAGGGGGTGGCGTCGAGCAACTTACCGCGGTGATGAACGAGTACCCGGAGGCCTACCAGCAAGCCTGGACCCGAGAGATGGCCGAGGCGCTGGGCATTGAGCACGCCAGCGATGCGGACAAGGACTCGCTGATCAGTGCTTTCCTCACGCTCGCCGCGCATCAGCAGCCGGATTACACCGCGACGCTGCGGGCGCTGGCCGAGACCACGGCGGTGGAGACGAGCCCCGTGCGTGCGCACCTCTCGGGAGACACTGCGGATCAGTGGTTGCGCAGGTGGTGGGCGTTGCACCCGACGACGGAGACGATGCTGCAGCGCAATCCGGCGGTGATCCCGCGCAATCACGCGCTCAAGGCGGCGATGCAGAGAATCAACGATGAGGGGCTGGATGCCGCCGATGATTACCTGCGCATCGTCGATGCCGTGCGGCACCCATTCACGGTGACGGGGGATCTTCCCGCCGTGGCAACGAGCGCGGGCATGAAAAACCCGATCCTGTCGGCGGTGCCGAAGGATCGGGCGGATTTCACGACCTACTGCGGAACGTAA
- the mqo gene encoding malate dehydrogenase (quinone) — protein sequence MASKDSVDVLLVGAGVISATLSVMLKELEPDWNQLIVERLDVPGAESSSPWNNAGTGHSALCELNYTPQVNGKIDISKAVGVNEKFQVSRQFWSFLVEEGILGDPSEFINRVPHVSFAQGMDQVDYLKARYEALKGHPLFPNMQFSDSEDKFSEFLPLMAKGRDFNNPVAISWFEDGTDINYGALTRQYLDAVTARGTEVRYGTEVKDITRDGSRWKVTTKNLHTGDTNVISANFVFIGAGGMALPLLQKSGIPEIRGYGGFPVSGEWLRCTNEELIEQHAAKVYGKASVGAPPMSVPHLDTRVIDGKKGLLFGPYAGWTPKFLKKGSYLDLFKSLRPTNLPSYLGVGIQEMGLTKYLIEEVLKDQAARVESLREYMPEARAEDWELVTAGQRVQVIKPIGAPKFGSLEFGTALVNSNDGSIAGLMGASPGASIAPSAMIEVLERCFGSRMGEWSTRLKEMIPSYGTRLAREPKLFNEQWERSQKALKLAK from the coding sequence GTGGCATCAAAAGATTCTGTAGACGTACTGCTCGTCGGAGCCGGAGTAATCTCCGCGACCCTGTCCGTCATGCTCAAGGAACTGGAACCGGACTGGAACCAGCTCATCGTTGAGCGTTTGGACGTCCCCGGCGCCGAGTCCTCCTCCCCGTGGAACAACGCCGGCACCGGTCACTCCGCTCTGTGCGAGCTGAACTACACCCCGCAGGTCAACGGCAAGATCGACATCTCCAAGGCCGTGGGTGTGAACGAGAAGTTCCAGGTCTCCCGCCAGTTCTGGTCCTTCCTGGTGGAAGAGGGAATCCTGGGCGATCCCTCCGAGTTCATCAACCGCGTGCCCCACGTGTCCTTCGCGCAGGGCATGGATCAGGTTGACTACCTTAAGGCCCGCTACGAGGCCCTCAAGGGACACCCGCTGTTCCCGAACATGCAGTTCAGCGACTCCGAGGACAAGTTCTCCGAGTTCCTGCCGCTCATGGCTAAGGGCCGCGACTTCAACAATCCGGTTGCCATCTCCTGGTTCGAAGACGGCACCGATATCAACTACGGCGCACTGACCCGCCAGTACCTCGACGCCGTGACTGCCCGCGGCACCGAGGTCCGCTACGGCACCGAGGTCAAGGACATCACCCGCGACGGCTCCCGCTGGAAGGTCACCACCAAGAACCTCCACACCGGTGATACCAACGTGATCTCCGCGAACTTCGTGTTCATCGGCGCCGGCGGTATGGCTCTGCCGCTGCTGCAGAAGTCCGGCATCCCGGAGATCCGCGGCTACGGTGGCTTCCCGGTGTCTGGCGAGTGGCTGCGCTGCACCAACGAGGAGCTCATCGAGCAGCACGCCGCCAAGGTGTACGGCAAGGCCTCCGTCGGTGCTCCGCCGATGTCCGTGCCGCACCTCGATACCCGCGTGATCGACGGCAAGAAGGGCCTGCTGTTTGGCCCCTACGCTGGCTGGACCCCGAAGTTCCTCAAGAAGGGCTCCTACCTCGACCTGTTCAAGTCTTTGCGCCCCACCAACCTGCCTTCCTACCTGGGCGTGGGCATCCAGGAGATGGGCCTGACCAAGTACCTCATCGAGGAGGTTCTCAAGGATCAAGCTGCCCGCGTGGAGTCCCTGCGCGAGTACATGCCCGAGGCACGTGCCGAGGACTGGGAGCTTGTTACCGCCGGCCAGCGCGTCCAGGTGATCAAGCCCATCGGCGCACCGAAGTTCGGTTCCCTGGAGTTCGGCACCGCATTGGTGAACTCTAACGATGGTTCCATCGCCGGCCTCATGGGTGCATCCCCCGGAGCTTCCATCGCTCCGTCCGCCATGATTGAGGTGCTGGAGCGCTGCTTCGGTTCCCGCATGGGCGAGTGGTCTACGCGCCTGAAGGAAATGATTCCTTCCTACGGCACCCGCCTGGCTCGCGAGCCCAAGCTGTTCAACGAGCAGTGGGAGCGTTCCCAGAAGGCCCTGAAGCTGGCCAAGTAG
- a CDS encoding alpha/beta hydrolase, which yields MTTLTLRDVLADPLSASVADLDFGPDELGEGFGRHDIEMGSDPDGEADVRCVLVRYRPQDSGAAQDSSQVSAPDSAQDTDFYQRPAIFFVHGMTDYFFQAHVARSFYEAGYAPYGVDLRKCGRAWREGQTWHHVTDQSLYDEDITLVHSLLAAAHGSVVAVGHSTGGLDVTMWARRLNEAAGPHAKHKHLGAFADALAGSRSAAAELHEHLTAVVLNSPWFGLQFDAATRFAINVLIPAVARVKPTMLIPGGINPVYGRSLHASEAGEWDYNLELKPLEPRPKYVSWLAGVAKEIRRLQFTPGSTGVPTLVMTSDKHHFARRLSEKSYQADLVLKPEQMWKHAQDASPSANVVVCDNALHDIFLSPEPVRSRALASAQEWLADVFRYHWGTA from the coding sequence ATGACTACTCTGACGTTGCGCGACGTTCTTGCAGATCCCCTCTCAGCATCTGTTGCGGATCTGGATTTCGGACCCGATGAGCTCGGCGAAGGCTTCGGCCGCCACGATATCGAGATGGGAAGCGACCCCGATGGTGAGGCGGACGTGCGCTGCGTTCTCGTTCGCTATCGACCGCAGGATTCGGGGGCTGCGCAGGATTCATCGCAGGTTTCAGCACCGGATTCAGCGCAGGATACTGACTTCTACCAGCGCCCCGCGATCTTCTTCGTTCACGGCATGACGGACTACTTCTTCCAGGCGCACGTGGCGCGGTCCTTCTACGAGGCCGGTTATGCCCCCTACGGCGTGGATCTTCGCAAGTGCGGTCGCGCATGGCGCGAGGGGCAAACGTGGCACCACGTCACCGACCAGTCCCTCTACGACGAGGACATCACCCTCGTGCATTCCCTGCTCGCCGCCGCTCACGGTTCCGTCGTCGCCGTGGGGCACTCCACGGGCGGATTGGATGTCACGATGTGGGCCCGCAGGCTCAATGAGGCCGCTGGCCCCCACGCCAAGCACAAGCACCTCGGCGCTTTCGCCGACGCACTGGCTGGCTCCCGCAGCGCCGCCGCCGAGCTGCACGAGCACCTTACGGCTGTGGTGTTGAACTCGCCGTGGTTCGGTTTACAATTCGACGCCGCCACGCGGTTCGCTATCAACGTTCTCATTCCGGCGGTGGCACGGGTGAAGCCCACTATGCTGATTCCGGGTGGGATCAACCCTGTGTATGGGCGCTCACTGCACGCCAGCGAGGCCGGTGAGTGGGACTACAACCTCGAGTTGAAGCCGCTCGAGCCACGGCCAAAGTACGTGTCGTGGCTGGCGGGCGTGGCTAAGGAGATCCGGCGCCTACAGTTCACCCCGGGGAGCACGGGCGTTCCCACGTTGGTGATGACCAGCGACAAGCACCACTTCGCGCGGCGGCTATCCGAGAAGTCTTACCAGGCGGACTTGGTCTTGAAGCCGGAGCAGATGTGGAAGCACGCCCAGGATGCGTCGCCGTCAGCCAATGTGGTGGTGTGCGATAACGCTCTGCACGATATTTTCCTCTCCCCCGAACCGGTGCGCAGCCGTGCCCTTGCCTCCGCCCAGGAATGGTTGGCGGATGTTTTCCGTTATCACTGGGGCACGGCCTAA